The Brassica oleracea var. oleracea cultivar TO1000 chromosome C6, BOL, whole genome shotgun sequence genomic interval ATATTGAAGACTTGTGATAATCCTTCACCATTTCTGAAGCCAAGAGCACATTCTCCATGAGCAATCGACCTTTGATAAAAGCTGACTGGTTCTCGCAGATTATTCTTGGCAATAAATTCCTCAATCTGTTAGCTAGTATCTTTGACACTACCTTGTATAAAATATTACAGCACAATCGGCATGTAATCCCTCATCTCCATAGAGTCCGTCTTCTTAGGGATCAGAGCTAGTATCGTGGAGTTTACCCCTTTAGGGAGAAAACCAAACTTGAAAACCGACTGAATAGCTACCGTGAAGTCATGACCAATGATAAACCATGTAGTTTTGAAGAACTCGCATGGAAACCCATCAGGACCAGGTGATTTGCTAGCTGGCATGGCAAAAAGAACCTTATGAATCTCTTCCTTAGTTACTTCCGCCTCCAACATACTACAATCCTCCAAACTACATCTGAAATCCAAGTTATCTTTTAGCTCATCCTCCGTAGCTCCTTGATACTCAGCTGGACATAGATTCAAGAGCTCAGAAAAAACCTCCCAGCCTCTTTTTTAATATCCTGGTGATTTGTAACAGTATTCCCATCCAAGCACCTTATCTCCCTTATCATATTCTGAGCTTGTCGTGTCCTTATAGCATTGTGAAATGTCTTATTGTTCTGATCTCCGACGTCCAATCAGTCTAACTTCACACGCTGCTTTAGAAAGTCCTCTTCAAGGTTAGCTACATGCAGCCACTTCTCGTAGGCTTCAGCTTCTTTCTGTGTTGCTACTTCACCCGGATTAGCAAGCGTACTCCTCTGTTTATCGCAAAGCTTCTCATATGCCTCCTTAGTTCTTTTAGTTAAATTCCCCAACCCATTTCGACCCAATTCTCTGATCATCGGCTTCAGCTGCTTCAACTTCTTAGAGAATCTGTACATTGCTGAAGTGGAATGAAAGAGAGTCTTAGTGGTTTTCCAATACTCCTCCACCATTGGAAGAAACCCTGATAAAGCTCCAATAGCATTCACATATTTGAAGGGACGTCAAATTTTTTCTTGTGGTGGCTTCAACTGAATCATACATCGCATGTGGTCTGAACAGCCTCCAGGCTCAAATACAGAATAAGCAGTTGAAAACCAATGAAGTGTAGCATCATTCATAATGACCCTATCCAACTTTTTGCAGATGATGTCTTCTTCTTGTTTATTGCTCCAAGTAAATAACAGTCCTTGATAAGCCAGGTCAGAAAGATGACAATGCAACATCGTTCTCTGAAAATCTCTCATACCTCTAGGCAGTGTTCTCAACCTTTCAAACCTCGAATTCTTTTCACCATCCAAAATCTTATTGAAATCTCTCATTATCACCCACTCCTTATTTTTGAACATAGCAGAGTTATGGTGATTACAAAGATCCTCCCACAGCTCTTTTCTTTCTTCTACCTGATTTCTCGCATAGACAAAAGTGCACAGAAACTCCTCATTATCTTCCAACCCCACTGAACAAGTAATTAGCTGATCTGATTTGTACACCGGTGGCAGACGAACAGATTCCCTCCATAAAACCTAGATTCTACCTCCTTGACTACAATCATAGTTTGTCATAACAGACCACTCTTGAAATACCTCCTTCATAATTCTCTCTGCATTCCTTTCTTTAATCCTTGTTTCTAGCAGACAACCAAACTTCATATCTTTGTTTCGAATCCACTCCTTGACTACAGAATATTTTAAAGGTTTGTTAAAGCCTCTCACATTCCAGAAGAAGCACGACATATTAGTTATTTCTTCGAGAAGACCTTTTACTCTTTAATGGATTTGCATCCAGAGCTTTTGCCTTCTGACCTCTTCTCCTCCCTCTCGGAGCACCCACCTTATCCTTGCCTCTACTTTGTTGAGCTAATATGTCATCTTCTATCTGATCTTCTTCCAAATCTTTTGTCTTTTCACTAATCTCCAGTTCCTCTTCCTCATTATCCTCCTGATCCTCCACTAAAAATTCTCCTTCCTCTACCTCTTCTGATACATCCACACTGAGTACCGAGAACTTTGAAGCAGATATCTGTACTTCAGGAGCGTGTCCCTGCGGTGATTGAGACCTCCCTACTTTCGTTGGAGAGACCAATGACCAGTTTGATACTTTGCTTTCCTTCTGAACACTTACTGCATCTTCCTCCAATTTATCATTTTCCACTATCTGGGGACTCTTCACAGTGGGAACTATCTCCTGTTTACCTTCCTCAATAGGAGAGTGTTGCGCGACAGTTTTAGCCCCACTAGCATCCCTTAGCTCTTGTGGAGCTTCCTTTCTTCTCTTCTCTTTTCCATTCATAACGCATACCTTCTCAGTATGACCCCACTTGCTCCATAGATTGCATTTTGATGGGAACCAAGGGTAGTGAAATTCCACCGCGAACTCCTTCCCCTCCTTAGTGAAGTCGATTTCTTTGGGCAAAGGCTTAGAGACATCAACATTCACAAAAACTTTTGCTTCCTCAAGATTAGTACATGCAATCGTCTCAGGATGCAGTCGATCAGGAAACCCCACGGTGCTAGTCATGAAACTAAGACCTTGCCAAGAATACATGTGCAATGGCACCTTCCTCAAATGAATCAACATAGGAATCGCAGTCTCCTCCTGCTTCTCTTCCTCCGTCTTTGGAGTCCACTTTGTCACCACCATGGGAACTCCAGCAATGTTCCACATACCCCTTTTTAGGATCTTTTCGCGAGCTTTAGGATTTGAGATCCTAAATCTCATCATTGTCGCATTTACATCATAAACATCCACCTTCGATTCTAACTCTCCATACTTCCATATCTTGTTCACCACCATATGAACCTTTGCCATGTGAGGAGCGAGATCCAGAAACTTCCCGACGATAAAATCATCCCACAGCGGCGTTGAATTCGCAAGGACCTCATCTGGTATCACCACCTTGTTCTTCCCATCCTGTGTTGATATCTCTACCTCATACTTCCTCAAACTTTTCTTATCCTGAGCCGCCGAAACCCAGCTCTTCTCTTCCGTCAAAATCGAGCTCCTCTCTTGTTTCTCCACGGTTGATTCCTTCTTATCTTCCCCCATGATTACCGATCTATCCTCCAGAGGGTTTAGAATCCCCGGCGGATTGGCCGTATCCATCACGAAAACCAGATCTCCGTCGCCTTCAAAATCGCCTAGTCAAAACGCAGCGTTTCCAACCTAAAAAACCAAACAACTGTCGTATTGAAATAATGTTCAGTTCAAATTATAACAGAATCCTTTACTACATTTTATTTGCTTATAAACGGATTATTTCTCGGATTTTTTCTAATAAGTTATAAGTGAGCCAAAAACTTTACCAAAAAGATTATTTAGATTGAAAATAGATATAACTAAAGCAGAGAAAAAGACTATTTTACAAAAACTGCATTTTTAGATATTGCATTTTAGATACACATAGCCGTCTAATAGCATGTGTTATTGGAGCTGTCCAACAGAGCACAAGTCTAATAGTTAAAAAAATATTTTAAAAAATAAATACATAAATTCGGTTCAAAATTTTAAATTTTTAGATATACTCTTAGACTTATAGTTGATAATCTGGAAAAAAACCTCAGATACATATATATATATATATATTAACTTTTAAAACTATTTTATTATATTGTTAAATATATAATTAACTTTTTTGAACAGGGTCTTAGTAAAATTTGAGACTGTCATGTTAAAACCCTTCTCAAGCATAGTTGAACGTAACTAGCATACTTGAGTACTCTCAGAGTCTCAACTCTCAAGAATCATTAGACACTATTTACTTACTTGGTAAATGTTGAGTTATGTGAATTTCTAACTCAAAATATTTACTGATAATAAGTGGACTGTCACATGATCTTCTTTTTAAATTGTAATGTTTTCATCTTTCTGTCCATAATTTCTTCCAATATACCGTTAATTAAACTGTATTCAGAATATAATCAAATCTCTGAAGTAGAGTTGAAGAATCACTAAACCACCGTCTACTTGATAAATGTTATGTTTTAATGCAAGAATATAATATTTTACAATGTTATATATCATAAAGTTTCAAACTCAAAATCAATTGATAACAAAGTGACTTGTGATCTCTTTCCAAATCCGACATGATCCAGACCCTCGTTTCGATCGGACTATAATGATCGGACGACTCTCTCTGTCCCGTCTCGATTGCATGGGGTTTGAGCTATGCCTGAGCTTCACCGTGGAGCCCGCCGCCGTGGCCGTGTCACCGAACCTCCAGCTCTGAATCAACAACAGCCTACAGACAAGAAACAGAGGAGCAACCTCTCGATGTTGTGAATTTTATATTTACTTATCTTGGTATTTTAAGCATGGATCAATAGGGCTAACAATGGGTTGAACAACATTGCGTCAGTCTGATTGTAATCTTCATGAATATACTGTAACTTTTGATTTTGTAGTCAACTTTGAGAGGGAGATTACTCTCACAAAAATATGAATCCATTACAATCTTAATGAAAAGCTTGTGTAATTCTAATCTTGTACTGAGTTAAATGAGATCTAGGCAGTAGGCATCTAAGAAAGTTTAGGATCTAGCGTTATTAACTTCGAATATCACAAATTGACTTTATTAAGTTATTACTAAATTCTTGTACTTTTGTTTCTTGGATCGTGTCATTTGCTGGTTTTGAACTTGTTAAACAATTGCATACTTTGTTTATTCTCCTTGTTTGATTTCGACGTTATTGCAAGATTTGATTTAAATTAATGCAGCTATTGAAAAATTTTGTTTAATGAACTTGTTAAACGATTGTGTTTAATTATTAATTAAATATGAGTCACCATTACAGAGAAATACCACAAATAAGTTTAACTTTGTTGATACACAATTGTGTTTACTTTGATTAAATTGTTTAGTGAATTTTTTCGACAACGAGACTATTATATTACTCAAATTTGAGGTGGTTTGATAACCAATAAAACATAGATCCCTGTAGAAAGATTTCGCAATCGTAGTTAAATAATCCGAAATTTGATTTTGCGCTCATGGAATATGAATGATTTTAAAGTCCGGAGAGCATATTTGTAGAGTCTCTATCCTTTCCAATTATGTTGCAAAGTTTGGTCAATCATGAGATTCCTTGATTATGGTGATCAAATCCTTGCAATCCGTCTCAAAGCTGTGACATGTCGAGTGATGGAGCATACTCTCCATTGCCCATCGTAGTACTTAAATTGTATTTAACTTTGGAGAAAACCCCAAATTAAATATCATAAGATTCACTTAAGTAAGGGTTTCAAATAATTGGCAATGCTTACTAATAGAAACAGCTCCTTAAGTAATACAAAGCTTTTCTAAAATAAAATTTTGGAATTTTGTTGGAATTTCGGAAAGAAAATTTCTTAGAACTGTTTCTATTTATTTTTAATAAACATATAAAATTATTACTTTTTAAATAAATGATGTAAATTTTATTTTTGTAATTAGTTGCATTAAGTACTTTGTGAAACAAAAATGGACAAATTAAACATCTACAACAAGTCAACAACTAAATATAAAAATTATGTATAAAAATCATACTAAAGCACCGTTTCAATGCAACATATGTAAACATCGTCCAGTTACAAAAACGAGCATGGTTTAGCTTGTTAGGCATTATTAAGTTACAATATTTGGATTTTACAATAGTATAAATCTTGCAGCTACTAACCCAAGAACACCCACGGACTAGTGCTTTTCCATTTCGTTGAATCTTCTCGCAATATCAAACACTAAGAAAACCAACATATTTTTATCAATTTCTTGATCCAAGTTTCTATATAAGAAATCAACAATCCAAACAAGAATAATATATTATAAAATCACATTAACTGGAACATTAGTAAACATAGCAAAGTTTACTATAGAAAAACTAACTAACCACATATATCAAGCGTAATTACACAACCCATAGACACAAACGTCACCAACCAAACAACGATGGTAACACTCCCCACAATGCCTCTTATCATAAGCCAAGTAAACACATTCTCCTCCACAACAAGTC includes:
- the LOC106297282 gene encoding uncharacterized protein LOC106297282, with amino-acid sequence MDTANPPGILNPLEDRSVIMGEDKKESTVEKQERSSILTEEKSWVSAAQDKKSLRKYEVEISTQDGKNKVVIPDEVLANSTPLWDDFIVGKFLDLAPHMAKVHMVVNKIWKYGELESKVDVYDVNATMMRFRISNPKAREKILKRGMWNIAGVPMVVTKWTPKTEEEKQEETAIPMLIHLRKVPLHMYSWQGLSFMTSTVGFPDRLHPETIACTNLEEAKVFVNVDVSKPLPKEIDFTKEGKEFAVEFHYPWFPSKCNLWSKWGHTEKVCVMNGKEKRRKEAPQELRDASGAKTVAQHSPIEEGKQEIVPTVKSPQIVENDKLEEDAVSVQKESKVSNWSLVSPTKVGRSQSPQGHAPEVQISASKFSVLSVDVSEEVEEGEFLVEDQEDNEEEELEISEKTKDLEEDQIEDDILAQQSRGKDKVGAPRGRRRGQKAKALDANPLKIKEWIRNKDMKFGCLLETRIKERNAERIMKEVEERKELWEDLCNHHNSAMFKNKEWVIMRDFNKILDGEKNSRFERLRTLPRGMRDFQRTMLHCHLSDLAYQGLLFTWSNKQEEDIICKKLDRVIMNDATLHWFSTAYSVFEPGGCSDHMRWFLPMVEEYWKTTKTLFHSTSAMYRFSKKLKQLKPMIRELGRNGLGNLTKRTKEAYEKLCDKQRSTLANPGEVATQKEAEAYEKWLHVANLEEDFLKQPEYQGATEDELKDNLDFRCSLEDCSMLEAEVTKEEIHKVLFAMPASKSPGPDGFPCEFFKTTWFIIGHDFTVAIQSVFKFGFLPKGVNSTILALIPKKTDSMEMRDYMPIVLIICENQSAFIKGRLLMENVLLASEMVKDYHKSSISPRCVMKIDIFKAFDSVQWEFVLKGLKALGFPEKYIHWIKLCITSPSFSVQVNGDLAGYFQSARGLRQGCSLSPYLFVLCMNILSKKIDRAVLEQKFKYHPRCKSLSLTHLCFADDLMVFVEGSKESIEGAIEEFNDFAVWSGLKISIVKSTIYMAGVSAEERTRILSNFPLAV